The Phaeobacter sp. A36a-5a genome contains a region encoding:
- a CDS encoding alkane 1-monooxygenase, giving the protein MISAKTLRSWQAALPFWLSFLLVPLVGLAALYGGWLILLPPFVTWYLFAALDGVFGLNLENADPLTPEEDLHWYSSLTIAWVPVQVLLLIAMLIYVPGADHLSGAEKFGVFFGVGVLSGTIGINYSHELMHQKSRLERWLADILLAMVLYSHFRSEHLLVHHRHVGTPRDPVTARYNEGFHRFYPRVLWQCWRSAFRAERAQLARRNLPWTDRRNPFFRYWALQAAFLLMAFVLGGMLGVGLFLVQAGVAIWQLELVNYVEHYGLTRKYLGGGKFEPVMPRHSWNAAHKASNWLLINLQRHSDHHYKPDRRFPLLQNHTSADAPQLPYGYPVMTVAAMIPPLWRRIMNPRVRRWRQMYYPDITDWSAYNAARCPEDRPDPTPAGPRA; this is encoded by the coding sequence ATGATATCCGCCAAGACTCTGCGCAGCTGGCAGGCCGCCCTGCCCTTTTGGTTGTCCTTTCTGCTGGTGCCGCTGGTGGGGCTCGCCGCTCTTTATGGTGGCTGGCTCATCCTGCTGCCTCCCTTCGTGACCTGGTACCTCTTTGCGGCATTGGACGGGGTCTTCGGGCTTAATCTTGAAAACGCGGATCCGCTCACACCCGAAGAGGATCTTCATTGGTATTCCTCACTGACCATTGCCTGGGTTCCGGTGCAGGTCCTGCTCCTGATTGCCATGCTAATCTACGTGCCTGGCGCCGATCATCTCTCGGGTGCGGAGAAATTCGGGGTATTCTTCGGTGTTGGCGTCCTCAGCGGCACAATAGGGATCAACTACAGCCACGAATTGATGCACCAGAAGAGCAGACTGGAGCGTTGGCTGGCGGATATCCTGCTGGCAATGGTGCTCTATTCACACTTCAGATCCGAGCATCTGCTCGTGCATCATCGCCATGTCGGCACACCCCGCGATCCGGTCACAGCGCGCTACAACGAGGGCTTCCATCGTTTCTATCCGCGTGTTCTGTGGCAATGCTGGCGGTCTGCGTTTCGGGCTGAGAGAGCACAACTGGCGCGCCGCAACCTACCTTGGACTGACCGGCGCAACCCGTTCTTTCGCTATTGGGCGCTGCAAGCCGCGTTTCTGCTGATGGCCTTTGTGCTGGGCGGGATGCTCGGCGTTGGGTTGTTCCTGGTCCAGGCCGGTGTCGCGATCTGGCAGCTGGAACTGGTGAACTACGTTGAACACTACGGACTTACGCGCAAATACTTGGGCGGGGGAAAATTTGAGCCTGTGATGCCGCGCCATTCGTGGAATGCAGCCCATAAGGCGTCAAACTGGCTGTTGATTAACCTGCAACGCCATTCCGACCACCACTACAAACCCGATCGTCGCTTTCCCCTGCTTCAGAACCACACATCAGCCGATGCTCCCCAGCTACCCTACGGCTATCCGGTCATGACAGTTGCGGCGATGATACCACCGCTGTGGCGGCGGATCATGAACCCGCGAGTGCGGCGCTGGCGGCAGATGTATTATCCTGACATCACCGATTGGAGCGCCTACAATGCGGCCCGTTGCCCCGAAGACCGCCCCGACCCGACACCGGCAGGCCCGCGCGCCTAG
- a CDS encoding ribonuclease HII, which produces MDYPDYTLEAAARARGHIRIAGVDEVGRGPLAGPVTAAAVILDADNIPEGLNDSKKLSAKRREAVEASIFAQAEVAIAHASVEEIDSLNILRASHLAMERAVAALDPAPDYLLIDGNLIPKGLLQTSEFVIKGDSKSVSIAAASIVAKLARDRIMVDLAQQFPGYGWEKNAGYPSKQHRDALVNLGVTPHHRRSFKPVHNILYQE; this is translated from the coding sequence ATGGATTATCCCGATTACACATTGGAAGCGGCCGCCCGTGCGCGTGGCCATATACGTATTGCAGGCGTGGATGAGGTTGGGCGTGGCCCGCTCGCCGGACCGGTGACCGCCGCTGCGGTCATCCTGGACGCCGACAATATTCCCGAGGGGCTGAACGATTCAAAGAAGCTAAGCGCCAAGCGGCGCGAGGCGGTCGAAGCGTCGATCTTTGCGCAGGCCGAGGTTGCGATTGCTCATGCCAGCGTCGAAGAGATTGATTCCCTGAACATTCTGCGCGCCTCGCATCTGGCAATGGAGCGGGCCGTTGCAGCCCTGGATCCGGCGCCGGATTATTTGCTGATCGATGGCAATCTGATCCCCAAGGGTCTGCTCCAGACGTCGGAGTTCGTGATCAAGGGAGACAGCAAATCAGTCTCCATCGCGGCGGCATCCATCGTGGCAAAACTGGCCCGTGACCGGATCATGGTGGATTTGGCGCAACAGTTTCCCGGCTATGGCTGGGAGAAAAACGCAGGCTACCCGTCCAAACAGCACCGCGACGCGCTGGTGAACCTGGGCGTGACCCCACATCATCGGCGTTCCTTTAAGCCTGTCCACAACATATTGTATCAAGAGTGA
- a CDS encoding adenylate/guanylate cyclase domain-containing protein: MAVTASAPAPALDSDEAIFRQESPYALDALTEHKRNGLELAVRARWIAMAVTAVFLIYVNPKWDVLYYHFILALLCLNGWLIRRVGRVGQSRLEMLLIFADLSIMTIGMVLPNPLSVDDTPLPIQYRFGNFIYFFIILAAGTLAYSWRTVVAIGIWTAVIWLFAAIMVWWLTDPVPGLTERVLEVVGYDPTMAEFLDPNSFLLHQRLQEVIVFFLVAVTLGISSKRLYALIQNNAGLERERANLSRYFSPNVVQQLSQNDEPLKQTRRQDVAILFIDIVGFTRLAAERDAYQVIDLLRDFHGRMEKEVFRHHGTLDKYLGDGLMATFGTPLAGPRDASNALACGRAMLASVAEWNAERRRYGEAEIRVGIGVHYGETVIGNIGANRLEYAVIGNAVNIAARLEERTREMNAQMVISETLRQRVEDEGGARDLQAGFVQHGASELRGLTRPMTLWALPR; the protein is encoded by the coding sequence ATGGCAGTAACCGCCTCCGCCCCCGCTCCTGCCTTGGATAGCGACGAAGCCATTTTCAGACAGGAGAGCCCCTATGCGCTGGATGCGCTAACAGAGCACAAACGCAATGGGCTGGAGCTTGCGGTGCGGGCGCGCTGGATCGCCATGGCCGTAACGGCGGTTTTTCTGATCTATGTGAACCCCAAATGGGATGTGCTGTATTATCACTTTATCCTTGCGTTGCTATGTCTGAACGGCTGGCTGATCCGCCGGGTTGGACGGGTTGGGCAATCACGGCTTGAGATGCTGCTGATTTTTGCCGATCTGTCGATCATGACCATCGGAATGGTTCTGCCAAATCCGCTGAGTGTCGACGATACGCCGCTGCCTATTCAGTATCGGTTTGGCAATTTCATCTATTTTTTCATCATACTTGCCGCGGGGACTCTGGCCTATTCCTGGCGCACGGTGGTTGCCATCGGCATCTGGACCGCAGTCATCTGGCTATTTGCGGCGATCATGGTCTGGTGGCTGACGGATCCGGTGCCCGGCCTAACCGAACGGGTGCTTGAGGTTGTGGGCTATGATCCGACCATGGCTGAATTTCTCGATCCGAACAGCTTTCTCCTGCATCAGCGCCTTCAGGAGGTTATCGTGTTCTTTCTGGTGGCAGTGACGCTGGGTATATCCTCAAAACGGCTTTACGCGCTGATCCAGAATAATGCTGGTCTTGAGCGTGAACGGGCCAATCTGTCACGGTATTTCTCGCCCAATGTGGTGCAGCAGCTGTCGCAAAATGATGAACCGCTGAAGCAGACCCGCCGTCAGGACGTGGCCATTCTGTTCATTGACATTGTCGGGTTCACGCGCCTGGCGGCCGAGCGCGACGCCTATCAGGTGATTGACCTCTTGCGCGATTTTCATGGCCGCATGGAAAAGGAGGTGTTCCGTCATCACGGCACGCTGGACAAGTATCTGGGCGATGGTTTGATGGCGACCTTTGGTACACCGCTGGCTGGTCCGAGGGACGCAAGTAACGCCCTGGCTTGCGGGCGGGCCATGCTGGCGTCGGTAGCGGAATGGAATGCCGAGCGACGCCGCTACGGCGAGGCAGAAATCCGCGTTGGCATCGGTGTTCACTATGGTGAGACGGTGATTGGCAATATCGGCGCAAACCGGTTGGAATATGCTGTGATCGGTAACGCGGTGAATATTGCAGCCCGACTGGAGGAGCGCACCCGCGAGATGAACGCTCAGATGGTGATCAGCGAGACCCTGCGGCAGCGTGTGGAGGACGAAGGCGGCGCCAGAGATCTGCAAGCAGGTTTCGTGCAGCACGGCGCATCTGAACTGCGTGGGCTGACCCGACCGATGACACTATGGGCGCTGCCCCGCTAG
- a CDS encoding site-specific DNA-methyltransferase, with protein sequence MNKTLTRGAAALPLNAILDGDCIDVMSGLPSNSIDLIFADPPYNLQLKGQLHRPDNSKVDAVDDHWDQFSSFGVYDEFTRAWLKQARRILKPNGSIWVIGSYHNIFRVGTAVQDEGFWILNDVIWRKSNPMPNFRGKRYTNAHETMIWASKSEGAKYTFNYEALKALNEGLQMRSDWVMPICTGHERLKDEAGNKAHPTQKPEALLHRILVGSTNPGDVVLDPFFGTGTTGAVAKMLGREFIGIEREAAYREVAEKRIKSVRKFDREALQVSASKRAEPRVPFGQLVERGMLRPGDELYSMNRRHKAKVRADGTLIGDNIKGSIHQVGAHLENAPSCNGWTYWCFKRDGKTVPIDVLRQQIRAELQN encoded by the coding sequence ATGAACAAAACACTTACACGGGGCGCCGCGGCGCTCCCGCTAAACGCGATCCTTGACGGTGACTGTATCGACGTGATGTCCGGTCTGCCGTCAAATTCGATTGATCTGATTTTTGCGGATCCCCCCTATAACCTTCAGCTGAAGGGGCAATTGCATCGTCCTGACAACAGCAAGGTCGATGCGGTTGATGACCACTGGGATCAGTTTTCCAGCTTTGGCGTCTATGACGAGTTTACCCGTGCCTGGCTTAAACAGGCGCGCCGTATCCTGAAGCCAAACGGCTCCATCTGGGTGATCGGATCGTACCACAACATCTTCCGAGTCGGCACAGCGGTGCAGGACGAAGGCTTCTGGATCCTCAACGATGTGATCTGGCGCAAGTCGAACCCAATGCCGAATTTCCGTGGCAAGCGTTACACCAACGCGCATGAGACGATGATATGGGCCTCAAAATCCGAAGGCGCGAAATATACCTTCAACTATGAGGCGCTGAAAGCGCTGAACGAAGGTTTGCAGATGCGTTCGGACTGGGTCATGCCGATCTGTACCGGCCATGAGCGGCTGAAGGATGAGGCCGGCAATAAGGCGCATCCGACGCAGAAACCCGAGGCGCTGCTGCACCGCATTCTCGTTGGCTCGACGAATCCGGGTGATGTGGTGTTGGACCCGTTCTTTGGCACCGGCACTACCGGCGCCGTGGCAAAGATGCTGGGCCGTGAATTTATCGGAATCGAGCGCGAAGCCGCCTACCGTGAAGTTGCCGAAAAGCGCATCAAATCCGTACGCAAGTTCGACCGCGAAGCGCTGCAGGTTTCTGCCAGCAAACGTGCCGAACCGCGCGTCCCCTTTGGTCAGCTGGTCGAGCGCGGCATGTTGCGCCCGGGCGACGAGCTTTATTCGATGAACCGTCGGCACAAGGCAAAAGTGCGCGCAGACGGCACGCTGATCGGCGACAATATCAAGGGATCAATCCATCAGGTCGGAGCGCATCTGGAAAACGCGCCCTCCTGCAATGGCTGGACCTACTGGTGTTTCAAGCGGGACGGAAAGACCGTGCCCATCGACGTGCTGCGACAGCAGATTCGGGCAGAATTGCAAAACTGA
- a CDS encoding DsbA family protein: MTRLMSGIFASAVVAAGVYGYAALQGGTSLPGNPLVGAAYAQDAEVDTSTIVEMVQGAEDAPVTLIEYASYTCPHCANFHQGAYKQLKQDYIDTGKVKFIYREVYFDRYGLWASMIARCGGPEKFFGISDLIYKGQSDWARAGGATEIVDALRKIGRLAGLEEEQLEACLQDGTKAQTLVNWYQENATEHGIESTPSFILNGKKVENQSYEAFKALIDAELDG; encoded by the coding sequence ATGACCCGTTTGATGTCCGGCATCTTTGCCTCAGCTGTCGTTGCGGCGGGTGTCTATGGTTATGCCGCATTGCAAGGCGGCACCTCTCTGCCCGGCAACCCGCTGGTTGGGGCGGCCTACGCGCAAGATGCAGAGGTTGATACCTCCACCATCGTCGAGATGGTGCAAGGTGCCGAAGATGCTCCGGTAACGCTGATTGAATATGCGTCCTATACCTGTCCGCACTGCGCGAATTTCCACCAGGGTGCGTACAAGCAGCTGAAGCAGGATTACATCGACACCGGAAAGGTGAAGTTCATCTACCGCGAGGTCTATTTCGATCGCTATGGCCTTTGGGCGTCGATGATTGCGCGCTGTGGAGGACCTGAGAAGTTCTTCGGGATCAGCGACCTGATCTACAAGGGGCAATCTGATTGGGCCCGAGCGGGTGGCGCGACTGAAATCGTTGATGCGCTGCGCAAGATCGGGCGGCTCGCAGGTCTGGAAGAGGAACAGCTGGAGGCCTGTCTTCAGGATGGGACCAAGGCCCAGACCCTCGTCAACTGGTATCAGGAAAATGCGACAGAGCATGGCATCGAGTCCACGCCGTCGTTCATCCTGAACGGCAAGAAAGTGGAAAATCAGTCTTATGAGGCGTTCAAAGCGCTGATCGACG
- a CDS encoding DUF427 domain-containing protein: MNMRASTARPAYGIMVEELRGPVTARLGGRIIAQSTRAKVMYETRRPAAIYFPRDDIHTCLTPANGHQTFCPFKGTAGYQDLELGEQSICNAAWSYDDALPEASGIAGHVSFMPEARVEIDLGSNQLEVPEYGNISGPLIDWLLREAAYLPTPEEFTQSLSEKLVEHGVHLSRLSVMAWSLHPMIAGKNFIWSRATGKVTTYAPSYEIHDHPAFQNSPLRHVSNGLGGIRQRLDLDQPSDAFPILSDLREEGATDYVAMPLPFSDGRINVLTVASHHPKGFSTENLGLIFECSAVIARYYEVFMQRENAQSLLETYVGKRTGARVLGGEIRRGDGDDIDAAIMFCDLRGSTRLEEDLGRSAYIELLNSFFETVSTIVHEHGGEVLKFIGDAVLAVFPAGDTPDEARAQALQSARAIVAGLDAMGDEEGKRRCESAIGLAYGRVTYGNVGSRERLDFTVIGQAANIAARLGDYGKSCGHTIVVSRDLLETPEQATPLGSVSLHNVSRPVEAFAVSVAMDADQLAAS; encoded by the coding sequence ATGAACATGCGCGCCAGCACCGCAAGACCTGCATATGGAATTATGGTAGAGGAGCTGCGCGGCCCGGTTACGGCGCGGCTCGGTGGCAGGATCATCGCCCAGAGCACCCGTGCCAAGGTGATGTATGAGACCCGCCGACCTGCCGCCATCTATTTTCCCCGTGACGATATCCACACCTGCCTGACGCCTGCCAACGGGCACCAGACCTTCTGCCCGTTTAAGGGAACTGCAGGCTATCAGGATCTGGAACTTGGCGAACAGAGCATCTGCAATGCCGCCTGGTCCTATGACGATGCTCTGCCTGAGGCTTCCGGCATCGCAGGCCATGTCAGTTTTATGCCGGAAGCGCGCGTTGAGATCGACCTTGGCAGCAATCAGCTTGAGGTCCCGGAATATGGTAATATTTCAGGACCGCTGATCGATTGGCTGCTGCGCGAAGCTGCATATCTGCCGACACCTGAGGAATTCACCCAAAGCCTGTCGGAGAAACTGGTCGAACATGGCGTTCACCTGTCGCGCCTCTCGGTGATGGCCTGGTCCCTGCACCCGATGATCGCGGGCAAGAACTTCATCTGGAGCCGCGCCACCGGCAAGGTCACGACCTACGCCCCGAGCTATGAGATCCACGATCACCCGGCATTTCAGAACAGCCCCCTGCGCCATGTTTCCAACGGGCTTGGCGGCATCCGGCAGCGGTTGGATCTGGATCAGCCCAGCGATGCCTTTCCGATCCTCAGCGATCTGAGGGAAGAGGGCGCAACCGATTACGTGGCGATGCCGCTGCCCTTCTCCGATGGGAGGATAAACGTGCTGACGGTTGCCAGCCATCATCCGAAAGGGTTCTCGACCGAGAACCTGGGGCTGATATTCGAATGTTCTGCGGTTATTGCCCGGTACTATGAAGTGTTCATGCAGCGGGAGAACGCACAGTCCCTGCTGGAAACCTATGTAGGCAAGCGAACCGGCGCGCGGGTTCTGGGTGGGGAAATCCGGCGTGGTGATGGCGATGACATTGATGCCGCCATTATGTTCTGCGACCTGCGTGGATCCACTCGGCTTGAGGAGGACCTGGGCCGCAGCGCCTATATCGAGCTACTCAACAGCTTCTTTGAAACGGTATCGACGATCGTGCATGAACACGGCGGCGAGGTGCTGAAATTCATCGGCGATGCGGTCCTAGCGGTGTTCCCCGCTGGCGACACACCCGATGAGGCACGCGCGCAGGCCCTGCAATCGGCGCGGGCAATTGTTGCCGGACTGGACGCAATGGGCGACGAAGAGGGCAAGCGGCGCTGTGAATCGGCCATCGGTCTCGCCTACGGTCGTGTCACCTACGGCAACGTCGGATCCCGTGAGCGGTTGGATTTCACCGTCATCGGTCAGGCCGCCAATATCGCCGCACGGCTTGGCGACTATGGCAAATCCTGCGGCCATACGATCGTGGTCAGCCGCGACCTGTTGGAAACCCCGGAACAAGCGACGCCGCTTGGCTCGGTATCGCTGCACAATGTCTCCCGCCCGGTTGAGGCCTTCGCCGTTTCCGTGGCGATGGATGCCGACCAGCTCGCCGCGTCCTAA
- a CDS encoding winged helix-turn-helix domain-containing protein → MPDPIFSVSEVRAAGSRVIALGITAIVALLAIAGTVLLLTLPDANAFNARVERVFVENDLTTQAEIKLLEILAQSGTAFADTLTSYRMVIFVLMVFATMMMVAALVVLAMLVMLNRRMVQIERAGIQVTELLISREENTVYLNTMGFKLTAAAMETLAVLAEARLDDDVLSGAEIEAMISGRPSVDCEEAAGATRIKRLRDTLGNQMVSELLVKNIAKRGYVLSISKDVIRMV, encoded by the coding sequence ATGCCGGACCCTATTTTCTCCGTTTCTGAGGTGCGCGCTGCGGGAAGCCGCGTCATCGCATTGGGGATCACTGCCATCGTTGCCTTGCTGGCGATTGCCGGTACCGTGCTGCTGCTGACGCTTCCCGATGCCAACGCTTTCAACGCAAGGGTCGAGCGGGTCTTTGTGGAAAACGACCTTACCACGCAGGCCGAGATCAAGCTGCTTGAGATCCTCGCCCAGTCCGGCACGGCCTTTGCCGATACGCTGACCAGCTATCGGATGGTAATTTTTGTGCTGATGGTCTTTGCCACCATGATGATGGTGGCTGCGCTGGTGGTTCTGGCCATGCTGGTCATGCTGAACCGGCGCATGGTCCAGATCGAACGCGCAGGCATCCAAGTGACTGAACTGCTGATCAGCCGCGAAGAAAACACCGTCTACCTCAATACCATGGGCTTCAAACTGACCGCCGCAGCGATGGAAACGCTCGCAGTTCTGGCCGAGGCCCGGCTTGATGACGATGTCCTCTCCGGTGCGGAGATCGAGGCGATGATATCTGGCCGCCCCTCAGTTGACTGCGAAGAGGCCGCAGGAGCGACACGGATAAAGCGGCTGCGCGATACATTGGGCAATCAGATGGTCAGCGAGCTTCTGGTCAAGAATATCGCCAAGCGCGGCTATGTCCTGTCGATCAGCAAGGATGTGATCCGCATGGTGTGA
- the mutY gene encoding A/G-specific adenine glycosylase — translation MRDLNSESHPQSRDLLDWYDQHARSMPWRVSPSDRAAGIWPDPYRIWLSEVMLQQTTVAAVKDYFHRFTSRWPTVADLAAAADADVMGQWAGLGYYARARNLLKCARVVAEEHGGTFPNTYDGLIALPGIGPYTAAAISAIAFDRPETVLDGNVERVMARLYDIHTPLPAAKPQLKEKAEALTPAMRPGDHAQAVMDLGATICTPRNPACGICPWRSPCAARAAGTALELPKKTPKKPKPTRLGIVYLARSCDGDWLLEQRPDKGLLGGMLGWPGSDWNDDPAPAPPFEADWQDLGAEVRHTFTHFHLVLQVMLAELPPGFTPQDSQRVIKRHDFKPTDLPTVMRKAFDLWKGR, via the coding sequence ATGCGTGACCTCAACAGCGAGAGCCACCCGCAGAGCCGTGATTTGCTGGACTGGTACGACCAGCACGCGCGCAGCATGCCCTGGCGTGTCAGCCCGTCAGATCGCGCCGCCGGTATCTGGCCCGATCCCTACCGCATCTGGCTGAGCGAGGTCATGTTGCAACAAACCACTGTGGCTGCCGTCAAGGACTACTTCCACCGGTTCACCAGCCGCTGGCCGACCGTGGCGGATCTCGCGGCGGCGGCGGATGCAGATGTCATGGGGCAATGGGCAGGTCTTGGGTATTACGCTCGGGCACGCAATCTGCTGAAATGCGCGCGCGTGGTGGCCGAGGAACACGGTGGCACCTTTCCGAATACCTATGACGGGCTGATCGCCCTACCCGGCATCGGCCCCTATACCGCCGCCGCCATTTCGGCGATCGCATTTGACCGCCCGGAAACCGTGCTGGACGGCAATGTCGAGCGGGTGATGGCGCGGCTTTACGATATCCATACTCCCCTGCCAGCGGCCAAACCCCAGCTGAAAGAGAAAGCTGAAGCCTTGACCCCAGCGATGCGCCCGGGCGACCATGCTCAGGCGGTAATGGATCTCGGCGCGACGATCTGCACACCGCGCAATCCGGCCTGTGGCATCTGCCCATGGCGCAGCCCCTGCGCTGCCCGTGCGGCTGGCACAGCTCTGGAACTGCCAAAGAAAACCCCCAAGAAACCCAAGCCAACCCGCCTTGGCATCGTCTATCTGGCACGCAGCTGCGATGGCGACTGGTTGCTGGAGCAGCGCCCGGACAAGGGGTTGCTGGGCGGTATGCTGGGCTGGCCGGGCAGCGATTGGAACGACGATCCGGCCCCAGCCCCACCGTTTGAGGCCGATTGGCAGGATCTGGGGGCGGAGGTGCGTCACACCTTCACCCATTTTCACCTGGTCCTGCAGGTCATGCTGGCGGAGCTGCCACCCGGTTTCACACCGCAGGACAGTCAGCGCGTGATAAAACGACATGACTTCAAACCCACCGACCTGCCGACGGTGATGCGCAAGGCCTTCGATCTCTGGAAGGGGCGCTGA
- a CDS encoding DUF721 domain-containing protein has protein sequence MAVQRTKSRGFKRTSQLLNDQIRKAGESRGFAVSRLLTHWEEIAGPDISSIARPVNVHYGRGGFGATLTLLTTGAHAPMLEMQKEPLRCKVNAVYGYNAISKVRITQTAPTGFAEGQVSFKYAPKVRKPRAPDPQDVAAAAEAATGVESDELRAALERLGRNVLTKQKTLRKGYE, from the coding sequence ATGGCAGTGCAACGGACAAAATCTCGCGGGTTCAAGCGAACATCGCAGCTTCTGAACGATCAGATTCGCAAAGCCGGCGAAAGCCGGGGCTTTGCGGTGTCGCGCCTGCTGACCCATTGGGAAGAAATTGCCGGTCCCGACATCTCCTCTATCGCGCGCCCGGTCAATGTGCACTACGGGCGCGGTGGATTTGGAGCGACGTTGACGTTGTTGACCACCGGTGCCCATGCGCCGATGCTGGAAATGCAGAAAGAGCCTTTGCGCTGCAAGGTGAACGCGGTTTACGGCTATAACGCCATTTCCAAGGTCCGGATTACCCAGACCGCGCCCACTGGCTTTGCCGAGGGGCAGGTTTCCTTTAAATACGCTCCGAAGGTCCGCAAACCCCGGGCGCCTGATCCGCAGGACGTGGCGGCGGCAGCCGAGGCTGCGACCGGGGTCGAAAGTGATGAATTGCGCGCAGCGCTTGAACGGCTTGGGCGCAACGTGCTGACGAAACAGAAAACTCTTAGAAAGGGGTATGAATGA
- a CDS encoding ACP S-malonyltransferase has protein sequence MTRTAVLICPGRGTYNKTELGYLARHHADKQALIGSFDAMREAAGQESVTALDGAERYAMSKYTRGDVASPLIYASAIADAQSLAEDIDVVAVTGNSMGWYIALAAAGALSPQTGFEVVNTMGQLMQQHLIGGQLVYPCQSDDWQLDRQRKTELLQLVRDIDSRPDHHLSLSINLGGMLVLAGNADGLDAFEQAVPQVQDRFPMRLPNHAAFHTDLQAPVAAEGRSRLPVDLFSAAKKPLVDGRGQVWWPGGYSLTSLRDYTLNAQVVEPYDFTRAVQVAAQEFAPDLFIITGPGATLGGAVAQSLVQINWQRLGGKAAFKARQAQEPLVVTMGDEAQRLLVSR, from the coding sequence ATGACCCGCACCGCTGTTCTGATCTGTCCCGGACGTGGCACATACAACAAAACGGAACTTGGGTATCTGGCGCGTCACCACGCCGACAAGCAGGCTCTAATTGGATCATTTGACGCAATGCGCGAGGCCGCGGGCCAAGAGAGTGTCACTGCGCTGGATGGTGCTGAGAGATACGCGATGTCCAAATACACGCGCGGCGATGTGGCCTCTCCGCTGATCTATGCCAGCGCGATTGCGGATGCGCAGTCACTCGCCGAAGACATTGATGTCGTGGCGGTCACGGGCAATTCGATGGGCTGGTACATCGCGCTGGCCGCCGCCGGTGCGCTCAGCCCTCAAACAGGGTTTGAGGTGGTCAACACCATGGGTCAGCTGATGCAGCAGCATCTCATTGGCGGGCAGCTGGTTTACCCCTGTCAGAGCGACGACTGGCAGTTGGATCGGCAGCGCAAGACAGAGCTGCTTCAGCTGGTGCGTGACATAGACAGCAGGCCTGATCATCACCTGTCGCTGTCAATCAATCTGGGCGGCATGCTGGTGCTGGCGGGCAATGCCGACGGTCTGGATGCGTTTGAACAGGCTGTGCCGCAGGTGCAGGATCGCTTCCCCATGCGATTGCCCAACCATGCCGCGTTCCATACCGACCTACAGGCCCCGGTCGCTGCTGAAGGCCGGTCGCGACTGCCGGTGGACCTGTTCTCTGCGGCAAAGAAGCCATTGGTCGACGGGCGAGGGCAGGTTTGGTGGCCTGGCGGATATTCACTGACGAGCCTCAGGGACTACACGCTGAATGCGCAGGTCGTTGAGCCTTATGATTTCACTCGCGCGGTGCAGGTCGCGGCGCAGGAGTTCGCGCCGGATCTGTTTATCATCACCGGACCGGGGGCAACGCTGGGCGGCGCTGTTGCGCAGTCGCTGGTGCAGATCAACTGGCAGAGGCTCGGTGGCAAGGCTGCGTTCAAGGCGCGGCAGGCGCAGGAGCCGCTGGTTGTAACAATGGGGGACGAGGCGCAGCGCCTGCTGGTCAGCCGTTAG